The region GAAACACTGTAGCCCCAGTCATTTTTTAAAGACAAAATCAATGACAATCTCCCCACATCTTCGTCACTAAAGAGCCTTTCCCCAAATTCATCCCTTTCTGGCTGGATCAAGCCCTGCTTTTCAAGGGCACAAATGGTCTTTAAGTCAATTTCCATGATCTCCAATACTTCGCTCAACCTTAATGAATACCCCATATTCAGCCCTCCGCATCGGAGTTCGGACACGGAACTGCCAATTCAGGCTGAGGAAACTCCTTATCCTGTGCAAGCCTCGCCAGACTTGGCATCATGAAAAGGACTGGTATTGCCGTAAAAGGGCCTAGTAGCATGGACATCACAAGACACCCAAAAGCAAGAAGACCTATTTTAAGGCATTCCAAGGATAAATAACGATGCATTTGATCCCCCCATTTATAATTCTTAGTACGCTAAAGATAAGCATATTTAAAAGCGGACAACAAGTCAAGTTTTTTAGAAAAATCAATATGTTATACGAAATTGAAACTGACAATTTTAGAACAAAATAGACTAATTTTTTTCTTGATATTGAATCATGTAATATTTATTTGAATCTTTAATTGATAAAATAAACTCAAATTCAATTTTTAGTTGGGGGCTATTAGGACACTCCATCTGAGATTATCCCTAATTATGTAGCTCTAAACCCTTGCCAAAGATGCAAGAACGTGGGAGGCGTAGCCCACCTTTTCTTTTGACCTTACTGACATTAGGTTTTAAATTAAACCTAGCCCTAAATGCCAATCGCGAGGGAATCGATACTTTTGTGACAGACGAGAATTGGAATTCGACAACAAATGACCGTGACATACACAGATAAAGCAAAAGCAGATGTTGCTCTCCTTGATTCCTTATGCAATAAAGAAGTTTTTGTATCAGGAGGGGCAATAAGGGATCTTCTTTTATCGAGACCAGTCATTGATATCGATCTAGTGGTCCCCCAAGATGCCGTAACAATCGCAACACAATTGGCCAAGGATATTGATGGAACCTTGGTATCTTTAGACGAAGACAACGGCATCTATAGAGTAGTTTCCAGAGATGGCCGTTATTTTGATTTTAGCCAATACAGAGATGGGGCAAAGGCCATTGATGAGGACTTAAGGTATAGGGATTTTACAATCAATGCCTTGGCCCTTCGCTGGCAAGATTTTCTCTCAGGGGACATAACTAAGCTCATAGATCCTACAAATGGCCTTCACGATATTAAAAAGGGAATTATTCGTGCCTGTGCAAAAGACTCCTTTCATAAAGATCCCTTGAGGATACTCCGTGCCTACAGATTTTTAGTGGAATTAGGATTTGAAATTGAGCCAACAACCTTGACCTATCTTCTTGAGTGTCAGGGAAAGGGGCGCCTAGATGAAGTCGCTAAGGAAAGAATCAATTATGAGATAACTAGAATCTTTGAGACCAACATCGCCTGGAAGGCCATAAACAAGATGGCCGAACTTAAAACCCTTCTAATACTCTTTCCAGAGCTCGAAATCGCACAGGGGGTAGAACAGCCTGGTTTTCATCATCTTGATGTTTTTGGGCACAGCCTTGAGACCCTCAAGATGGTAGAAAAGGTAATTGAAAGCCCCCACACCTTTTTTAAGCATAGCGAGACAGTCCGCGCATGGCTCAAAGAAAACAAACAACGGATCATAGCATTAAAATGGGCAGCCCTCTTTCATGATATTGGAAAACCTGTTGTTAAAGGCCAAAAGGGAGAGAGGGTGACTTTTTACAATCACGATAGGGAGGGGGCCTTAATCCTAAAGGGCATCTCCCGACGGTTTCGGTGGTCGCGTTCACTCGAAGAAATCGTCTTAAAATTAGTCGCCCTTCATATGCGTCCTTTTCACCTTTTAAATGATCTTAGACGAGGAGGTCCGTCAAGCAGGGCCTTGAGGCGCCTTTTAAATGCAACTGGCCAGGATTATGTCGGATTATTCCTGCTGAGTATGGCCGACACCCTTGCAGGTAGTGGTCCACTTAAACCTCCGGAGTTGGAGGAGGAAATCGCCACTTTATTTGATCATGTCCATACATTTTGGACTGAGACCTTGCGTCCCATCAGGAGCAAAGAGCGCATAATTACTGGCAAAGACGTCATGAACATCCTCGGCATACCTCAAGGTCCACTGGTTGGAAGGGCCCTTGATGCACTAGAGCAGGCACAATGTGATGGCCTTGTTAAAGATAGAACTTCATCAATTGCATTTTTGAAAAAATGGATTAAAAATCAAGGTAATGCGCCAAGATCTTCCTTTTCTCAGTCTAAATAAATACTTAAAGAACATTTTTGGAGAACGCGTCCAAAAAATCCCCCTCGACGCAGGACTCACCTGTCCAAATAGGGACGGCACCAAAGGGACTAAAGGCTGTATCTACTGTGATCCCTACGGATCTGGTACAGGAAGAGCGCGAAACGGCGTAACAATCAGGGAACAGATGATTCAGGGAATTGACTGGGCACGAAAAAGGTATGGAGCAAAAAAGTATATTGCCTATTTTCAATCGTTCTCAAACACCTATGCTTCTCCTGACAAACTCAGAAAATTATACAACGATGCTCTAGTCTCTAGTGACGTAGTTGGACTTTTTATAGGTACCCGTCCAGATTGCATAGATGATGCCGTACTGGATGTTATTGAAGAATGCGGTAAAGGCCGCCTCATAACAATAGAACTTGGACTTCAAAGTGCCCACAATCACACTCTTCAAAACATAAATCGAGGCCATAGCGTAGAGGATTTCGT is a window of Dissulfuribacter thermophilus DNA encoding:
- a CDS encoding MerR family transcriptional regulator, which gives rise to MGYSLRLSEVLEIMEIDLKTICALEKQGLIQPERDEFGERLFSDEDVGRLSLILSLKNDWGYSVSALKRMFSRSAGAQMRYSFGYEKK
- a CDS encoding CCA tRNA nucleotidyltransferase, with translation MTVTYTDKAKADVALLDSLCNKEVFVSGGAIRDLLLSRPVIDIDLVVPQDAVTIATQLAKDIDGTLVSLDEDNGIYRVVSRDGRYFDFSQYRDGAKAIDEDLRYRDFTINALALRWQDFLSGDITKLIDPTNGLHDIKKGIIRACAKDSFHKDPLRILRAYRFLVELGFEIEPTTLTYLLECQGKGRLDEVAKERINYEITRIFETNIAWKAINKMAELKTLLILFPELEIAQGVEQPGFHHLDVFGHSLETLKMVEKVIESPHTFFKHSETVRAWLKENKQRIIALKWAALFHDIGKPVVKGQKGERVTFYNHDREGALILKGISRRFRWSRSLEEIVLKLVALHMRPFHLLNDLRRGGPSSRALRRLLNATGQDYVGLFLLSMADTLAGSGPLKPPELEEEIATLFDHVHTFWTETLRPIRSKERIITGKDVMNILGIPQGPLVGRALDALEQAQCDGLVKDRTSSIAFLKKWIKNQGNAPRSSFSQSK
- a CDS encoding TIGR01212 family radical SAM protein (This family includes YhcC from E. coli K-12, an uncharacterized radical SAM protein.), with the translated sequence MRQDLPFLSLNKYLKNIFGERVQKIPLDAGLTCPNRDGTKGTKGCIYCDPYGSGTGRARNGVTIREQMIQGIDWARKRYGAKKYIAYFQSFSNTYASPDKLRKLYNDALVSSDVVGLFIGTRPDCIDDAVLDVIEECGKGRLITIELGLQSAHNHTLQNINRGHSVEDFVGAVESIKKRDLNVCAHVIFGLPGEGPEEMLATIQLLKSLNIDGIKFHQLYVVHGTQLYEEYKKNNISLLTLDEYCSLVARAISILPERTVIHRLQGDPPRDHLIAPKWSLEKNEIRQ